The following are encoded together in the Brassica napus cultivar Da-Ae chromosome A9, Da-Ae, whole genome shotgun sequence genome:
- the LOC106419793 gene encoding dynamin-2A has protein sequence MDAIDELSQLSDSMKQAASLLADEDPDETSSSKRPATFLNVVALGNVGAGKSAALNSLIGHPILPTGENGATRAPIIIDLSRDASLSSKAIILQIDNKNQQVSASALRHSLQDRLGKGASGKNRDEIYLKLRTSTAPPLKLVDMPGLDQRIVDDSMIAQYAQHNDAILLVIVPASQASEILSSRALKIAKEYDPESTRTVGIIGKIDQAAENPKALAAVQALLSNQGPPKTTDIPWVALIGQSVAIASAQSGSGENSLETAWRAESESLKSILTGAPQSKLGRIALVDTLASQIRSRMKLRLPNILSGLQGKSQTVQSELARLGEQLVDSAEGTRAIALELCREFEEKFLLHLVGGEGSGWKVVESFEGNFPNRIKQLPLDRHFDLNNVKRVVLEADGYQPYLISPEKGLRSLIKIVLELAKDPARLCVDEVHRVLVDIVSASANATPGLGRYPPFKREVVAIASAALDGFKNEAKKMVVALVDMERAFVPPQHFIRLVQRRMERQRREEELKGRSSKKGQDAEQSLLSRASSPQPDGPIAGGSMKSMKDKPSPQDKESPEVSGLKTAGPEGEITAGYLMKKSAKTNGWSRRWFVLNEKTGKLGYTKKQEERNFRGTITLEECTIEELPEEEVEKSKSSKDKKANGPDSKGPGLVFKLTCKVPYKTVLKAHNALVLKAESVVDKNEWINKLQKVIQARGGQVVNVSMRHSLSEGSIDKMARKPIDPEEELRWMSQEVRGYVEAVLNSLAANVPKAVVLCQVEKAKEDMLNQLYSSISAIGNERIESLIQEDQNVKRRRERYQKQSSLLSKLTRQLSVHDNRAAAASSWSDNGAPESSPRTSGGSSSGDDWRNAFNSAANGAPDSLSRYGSGGHSRRYSDPAQNGEAESPGSGSNRRTTPNRLPPGPPQAGSSYKY, from the exons ATGGACGCGATCGACGAGTTGTCTCAGCTCTCAGATTCGATGAAACAGGCGGCGTCTCTGCTCGCCGACGAAGATCCCGACGAGACCTCTTCTTCCAAACGCCCCGCCACGTTCCTTAACGTCGTAGCCCTAGGAAATGTG GGAGCTGGAAAGTCTGCGGCTTTAAACAGTTTAATTGGGCATCCTATTCTG CCTACGGGTGAGAATGGTGCTACACGGGCTCCTATAATCATTGACTTGAGCAGGGATGCTTCTTTGAGTAGCAAAGCAATTATCTTGCAGATCGACAATAAAAATCAGCAAGTTTCAGCAA GTGCTTTGAGACATTCTCTTCAAGACAGGCTTGGCAAAGGCGCCTCTGGGAAGAATCGTgatgaaatttatttaaaacttCGTACCAGCACTG CTCCACCATTGAAATTAGTTGACATGCCTGGACTGGACCAGCGAATTGTGGATGATTCAATG ATTGCTCAATATGCTCAGCACAATGATGCCATACTGTTGGTTATAGTCCCTGCTAGCCAGGCGTCTGAGATTTTGTCATCCCGAGCCCTAAAGATTGCAAAGGAGTATGATCCAGAGA GCACCAGGACAGTAGGCATTATTGGCAAGATTGACCAGGCTGCCGAGAACCCTAAAGCCCTTGCAGCTGTTCAGGCTCTTCTTTCAAATCAAGGACCGCCAAAAACAACCGACATTCCATGGGTTGCTCTTATTGGCCAATCCGTTGCAATTGCATCAGCACAGTCTGGAAGTGGTGAGAACTCCTTAGAAACCGCATGGCGTGCTGAGAGTGAAAGTCTTAAGTCAATTTTGACTGGGGCTCCACAAAGCAAGCTTGGCAGAATTGCTTTGGTGGACACCCTTGCTAGCCAGATTCGTAGCAGAATGAAGCTCAGGCTTCCAAATATCTTGTCTGG GCTCCAGGGCAAGTCTCAAACGGTGCAGAGTGAACTAGCGAGGCTTGGTGAACAACTAGTTGACAGCGCTGAAGGTACAAGAGCTATAGCTTTGGAGCTTTGCCGTGAGTTCGAGGAAAAATTTCTTCTCCACTTGGTTGGTGGTGAA GGAAGTGGTTGGAAAGTTGTTGAAAGTTTTGAAGGAAATTTCCCCAACCGAATCAAGCAGCTTCCATTGGACAGACATTTTGACTTGAACAATGTTAAACGG GTTGTTTTGGAGGCAGATGGTTATCAACCTTATCTCATATCGCCAGAAAAAGGGTTGAGATCGTTGATAAAGATTGTTCTTGAGTTGGCTAAAGACCCGGCGCGTCTTTGTGTTGATGAG GTTCACCGAGTTCTTGTTGACATAGTTTCGGCCTCTGCAAATGCTACACCTGGACTCGGGAGATATCCTCCTTTCAAGCGAGAG GTTGTAGCTATAGCAAGTGCAGCCCTTGATGGTTTCAAGAATGAAGCCAAGAAAATGGTGGTTGCACTAGTTGATATGGAACGCGCTTTTGTACCACCTCAACATTTTATCCGCCTTGTGCAAAGGAG AATGGAAAGACAACGTCGCGAGGAAGAGCTGAAAGGACGATCTTCTAAGAAGGGACAAGATGCAGAGCAGTCCCTTTTAAGCAGG GCTTCTAGTCCTCAGCCAGATGGGCCAATCGCTGGTGGTAGCATGAAATCAATGAAAGACAAACCTAGTCCACAAGATAAAGAGTCGCCAGAGGTCTCTGGTCTGAAAACTGCTGGCCCTGAGGGAGAGATAACAGCAG GGTACTTAATGAAGAAAAGTGCAAAAACAAATGGATGGAGTAGGCGATGGTTTGTTCTGAATGAGAAAACGGGAAAG CTGGGCTATACCAAAAAGCAAGAAGAAAGAAACTTCCGGGGCACTATAACTTTGGAG GAATGCACTATTGAAGAACTTCCCGAGGAAGAAGTAGAAAAGTCAAAGAGTTCGAAGGACAAGAAGGCAAACGGACCTGATTCAAAAGGACCAGGTCTTGTATTTAAGTTAACCTGCAAGGTTCCCTATAAGACTGTACTAAAAG CTCACAATGCACTTGTGCTCAAGGCTGAGAGTGTAGTCGATAAGAACGAGTGGATTAATAAGTTGCAAAAGGTCATTCAGGCTCGAGGAGGCCAAGTGGTGAATGTTTCTATGAGGCACAGTCTTTCAGAAGGTTCAATT GATAAGATGGCTAGGAAACCCATCGATCCAGAAGAGGAACTCCGGTGGATGTCCCAAGAAGTGCGGGGTTACGTTGAAGCTGTCCTTAACAGTCTTGCAGCCAATGTTCCAAAG GCTGTTGTTCTGTGTCAAGTGGAGAAAGCAAAAGAAGACATGCTGAATCAACTATACAGTTCTATCAG TGCAATAGGCAATGAGAGGATTGAGTCATTGATTCAAGAGGATCAGAACGTCAAACGAAGAAGAGAGCGTTACCAGAAACAATCCTCACTTCTTTCTAAGCTCACGAGGCAGCTTAGCGTTCATGACAACCGAGCTGCCGCTGCTTCAAGTTGGTCTGACAACGGTGCCCCTG AGAGTAGCCCAAGAACCAGTGGAGGTTCTTCTTCAGGGGATGACTGGAGAAATGCCTTCAACAGCGCTGCCAATGGAGCGCCAGATTCATTGTCAAGGTACGGATCAGGTGGTCACAGCCGCCGCTACAGCGATCCTGCTCAGAACGGAGAAGCAGAATCGCCAGGCTCTGGTAGCAACAGGCGAACCACCCCAAATCGGCTACCACCAGGACCACCACAGGCTGGTTCATCCTACAAGTATTAG
- the LOC111200426 gene encoding uncharacterized protein LOC111200426, which produces MDKKKMVFSPSQLELFVDLLGELKGAEAALAYFDKVEPNFDEMDAEAKNRPAYLKLLYWFRVKEESQTSGARTHVLKFPKVDDPQWAKNSTPTTPAQKRNLFSKLKSSETCCDHLLREMEDQGFCITKADLNRWIKLLEKQGHTQKALEIDAFKEWKYVSFYHQLRGTFNRSSVSWDPSNNIPDVTQVATTGFLHGYANST; this is translated from the exons ATGGATAAAAAGAAGATGGTGTTTTCTCCCTCCCAACTTGAGCTTTTTGTGGATCTTCTGGGCGAGCTTAAAGGAGCAGAAGCGGCTTTAGCCTACTTTGACAAAGTAGAGCCAAATTTCGATGAGATGGACGCTGAAGCCAAAAACCGCCCTGCTTACTTGAAGCTCTTGTATTGGTTCCGGGTTAAAGAAGAGAGTCAGACTTCGGGGGCAAGAACACATGTTCTCAAGTTCCCTAAAGTTGATGATCCTCAATGGGCTAAGAATTCTACTCCTACTACTCCTGCTCAGAAGAGAAATCTTTTTTCCAAGCTCAAATCCTCTGAAACCTGTTGTGACCACCTTTTGAGAGAGATGGAGGACCAAGGGTTTTGCATCACCAAAGCAGATCTAAACCGCTGGATAAAACTCCTCGAAAAACAAGGACACACACAGAAAGCTCTAGAG ATCGACGCGTTTAAGGAGTGGAAATACGTTTCCTTTTATCATCAACTGCGTGGAACGTTTAACCGTAGCTCTGTTTCTTGGGATCCAAGTAACAATATCCCTGACGTAACTCAAGTGGCGACAACAGGCTTTTTGCATGGCTATGCAAATTCTACGTAG
- the BNAA09G48200D gene encoding uncharacterized protein BNAA09G48200D, with protein sequence MGGCVSTPKSCVGSKMRSKRRKSRKRRKLQRKRAAAGSFDNLDHPPNNLPTPSFRVSGEEAWFESNAAFETDCDDDFHSVTEDSLSLNGGERASVSSTITTSSTGDSDSNESMSQSKSDTNQPDSIDSSSADEGGHLPNNCLPCLTPISVVPCVEKGRSLSSSPPSSRKKASLKLSYKWREGHASGALFLSKLQLKRPVAGSQVPFCPVDKKMLDCWTTIEPNSFRVRGKTYLRDKKKEFAASQAAYNPFGVDVFLSERKINHIAQYVKLPVTTASAKLPSLLVVNVQIPLYPTTIFQGETDGEGMNIVLYFKLSDNYSKELPLHFQESIQRLIDDEVEKVKSFPMDTTAPFRERLKILGRVANVDDLHLSGPEKKLMQAYNEKPVLSRPQHEFYSGESYFEIDIDMHRFSYISRKGFETFIDRLKICVLDVGLTIQGNKPEELPEQILCCVRLNGIDFMNYHQLTQEV encoded by the exons ATGGGAGGTTGCGTGTCTACACCGAAGAGCTGTGTTGGATCGAAGATGAGGTCTAAGCGAAGGAAGAGTCGTAAAAGACGAAAGCTTCAAAGGAAAAGAGCAGCCGCCGGATCATTTGACAATCTCGATCATCCTCCCAACAACTTGCCCACTCCCAGTTTCAGAG TAAGTGGAGAAGAAGCATGGTTTGAGTCCAATGCAGCCTTTGAAACAGATTGTGATGATGATTTCCATAGCGTCACTGaag aTAGCTTGTCTTTAAACGGAGGTGAGCGTGCATCAGTCTCCAGTACTATAACCACATCATCAACAGGAGACTCTGACTCAAACGAATCCATGTCCCAGTCGAAATCTGACACAAACCAGCCTGATTCCATTGATTCATCATCTGCAGACGAAGGAGGACACTTGCCTAATAACTGTTTGCCTTGTCTGACTCCAATAAGTGTTGTTCCTTGTGTTGAAAAAGGAAGGTCTCTTAGCTCTAGCCCTCCAAGCTCCAGGAAAAAAGCGTCTCTTAAACTATCTTATAAATGGAGAGAAGGTCATGCTTCAGGAGCCTTGT TTCTTTCTAAACTACAGTTGAAGAGACCAGTAGCTGGTTCTCAGGTCCCTTTCTGTCCAGTCGACAAGAAAATGCTAGACTGTTGGACAACCATCGAGCCAAATAGCTTCCGCGTTCGTGGCAAAACATATCTAAG GGACAAGAAGAAAGAGTTTGCAGCTAGCCAAGCTGCTTATAACCCTTTTGGTGTCGATGTTTTCTTATCAGAACGTAAAATAAACCATATCGCACAATACGTCAAGCTTCCCGTAACTACCGCATCCGCAAAACTCCCATCTCTCCTTGTTGTTAATGTTCAG ATTCCATTGTATCCAACTACGATCTTCCAAGGCGAAACTGATGGAGAAGGAATGAATATTGTTTTGTACTTCAAACTTTCGGATAATTATTCAAAGGAGCTTCCGCTTCATTTTCAAGAAAGCATTCAG AGATTAATAGATGATGAGGTTGAGAAAGTTAAAAGCTTCCCTATGGATACAACCGCGCCTTTCAGAGAACGGCTGAAGATATTGGGACGTGTTGCCAACGTGGATGATCTGCATTTGAGTGGTCCAGAGAAGAAGCTGATGCAGGCTTACAACGAGAAGCCTGTTCTTTCGCGTCCGCAGCACGAGTTCTACTCG GGTGAAAGTTACTTTGAGATTGATATTGATATGCATAGATTCAGTTATATATCCCGGAAAGGGTTTGAAACATTCATAGACAGACTCAAGATCTGCGTTCTTGATGTTGGCCTCACAATTCag GGTAACAAACCAGAGGAGCTACCAGAGCAGATTCTGTGTTGTGTCAGGCTAAATGGGATTGACTTCATGAACTATCATCAATTAACTCAAGaagtataa
- the LOC106419930 gene encoding glutathione S-transferase U18-like, translating to MVTGDVKLIGSWASVFVMRARIALNLKSISYEFLQETYGTKSELLLKSNPVHKKIPVLIHDDKPVCESNIIVQYIDEAWSSYGLSILPSQPYDRAIARFWAAYVDDKWFIALRSILTARGEEEKKAAIAEVEERTDHLEKAFIECSNGKPFFNGDHIGYLDIALGSFLGWWKVVELDANHILLDETKTPSLFQWAERFCNDPDVKPLMPETTKLAEFARKLFPKPQA from the exons ATGGTGACCGGCGACGTAAAGCTGATTGGCTCATGGGCTAGTGTTTTCGTCATGAGGGCCAGAATCGCTCTCAACCTCAAATCTATTAGCTACGAGTTTCTCCAGGAGACATACGGTACTAAGAGCGAGTTGCTCCTTAAATCTAATCCCGTTCACAAGAAGATCCCGGTTCTGATTCACGATGACAAACCCGTGTGTGAGTCCAACATCATCGTTCAGTACATCGACGAGGCTTGGAGCTCATATGGACTGTCTATTCTCCCTTCCCAGCCCTACGACAGAGCCATCGCTCGGTTCTGGGCCGCCTACGTCGACGATAAG TGGTTTATTGCTCTGAGAAGTATCCTAACCGCTCgaggagaagaggagaagaaagcAGCCATAGCTGAAGTCGAAGAAAGGACTGACCATTTAGAGAAAGCCTTCATCGAGTGCAGCAATGGGAAACCGTTCTTCAACGGTGACCATATCGGTTACCTAGACATTGCCCTAGGGAGCTTCTTGGGTTGGTGGAAAGTTGTGGAGTTAGACGCCAATCATATACTTCTTGACGAGACCAAGACTCCCTCTCTGTTCCAGTGGGCAGAGCGGTTCTGTAATGACCCTGATGTGAAGCCTCTCATGCCGGAGACTACAAAGCTAGCTGAATTTGCAAGGAAACTCTTTCCCAAGCCGCAGGCTTGA
- the LOC106420181 gene encoding pentatricopeptide repeat-containing protein At1g10270: MSLRHLLRRSSPLLHRLSSSPIAISHIQQRLYTISISPPNESPDTTNQDSPPITFPQSPLRTTSFSSAEEAAAERRRRKRRLRIEPPLHALRRDPSSPPPKRDPNAPRLPDSTSSLVGARLNLHNRVQSLIRASDLDAASKLARQSVYSSTRPTVFTCNAIVAAMYRSKRYADSISLFEYFFKQSNIVPNVVSYNQIINAHCDEGHVEEALEVYRYILANSPFAPSSVTYRHLTKGLVQAGRIGEAVSLVREMLSKGQAADSVVYSNVIRGYLDLGDLDKANEFFDELKSKCTVYDGIVHGTFMEYWFEKGNDKEGMESYRSLLDKKFRMHPHTGNALLEVFLKYGKKSEAWGLFNEMLDNHTPPNILSVNSETISIMVNECFKMGEFNEAIETFKKVGRNPTSRPFVMDYLGYSNIVTRFCEHGMLPEAERFFAESVGKSLPPDAPSHRAMIDAYLKAERVEDAVKMLNRMVDVNLRVVAEFGTRVFGELIRNGKVKESAEVLSKMGEREPKPDPSVYDVVVRGLCEGDALDQAKDIVGQMVGYGVGVTPVLREFLIETFEKAGRREEIEKTLNTVNRPVRNSGQSGYTAPRVPGVLGATSAAPQQPRDRAPWTSHGTSLPNSGGANGTAGQTSGGTYKANNSQNTSWSNTSVNQQQKPWSNQTPVQPSPSWSSQGPGYQQQQSWSQQPGWSSPSGHQQSWATQTTGQQQQWANQTPSQQQQWSNQNTGHQQSWANQTTGQHQQWTNQNTGHQQYQNTGHHQQPWGNQTPGQQQQWTNQTAGQHSAWTGQQQPWSNQTATPQQSQWSNPSSGQVANQAPWSNSGNSHFPQQQEPESSHGWQDGEEKKVVESSK, encoded by the coding sequence ATGTCTCTCCGTCACCTCCTTCGCCGTTCCTCCCCTTTACTACACCGTCTCTCTTCATCCCCAATTGCGATCTCACACATCCAGCAACGCCTCTACACCATCTCAATCTCCCCACCCAACGAATCTCCAGACACAACCAATCAAGATTCCCCTCCGATCACCTTCCCACAGTCCCCTCTCCGAACCACATCCTTCTCATCAGCCGAAGAAGCCGCCGCCGAGCGCCGCCGCCGCAAACGCCGCCTCCGCATCGAACCCCCACTCCACGCCCTCCGCCGCGACCCCTCATCCCCTCCCCCGAAACGCGACCCCAACGCCCCGCGTCTCCCGGACTCAACCTCCTCCCTCGTCGGCGCGCGTCTCAACCTCCACAACAGAGTCCAATCCCTAATCCGAGCCTCCGACCTCGACGCCGCCTCCAAACTCGCTCGCCAGTCCGTCTACTCCAGCACCCGCCCCACCGTCTTCACCTGCAACGCCATCGTCGCCGCCATGTACAGATCCAAGCGCTACGCCGACTCGATCTCCCTCTTCGAGTACTTCTTCAAGCAGTCCAACATCGTCCCCAACGTCGTCTCCTACAACCAGATCATCAACGCTCACTGCGACGAGGGACACGTGGAGGAGGCTCTCGAGGTGTACCGTTACATACTGGCTAACTCTCCTTTCGCTCCTTCGTCGGTTACGTATAGGCATTTGACGAAAGGGTTGGTTCAAGCTGGGAGGATCGGGGAGGCTGTTAGCTTGGTTAGGGAGATGTTGAGCAAAGGCCAAGCTGCTGATTCGGTTGTGTATAGTAATGTTATAAGAGGTTACTTGGATCTTGGGGATTTAGATAAGGCTAATGAGTTTTTCGATGAGTTGAAGAGTAAGTGTACTGTTTACGATGGGATTGTGCATGGGACGTTTATGGAGTATTGGTTTGAGAAAGGGAATGATAAGGAGGGTATGGAGTCTTACAGGTCTTTGTTGGATAAGAAGTTTAGAATGCATCCGCATACTGGGAATGCGCTTCTTGAAGTTTTCTTAAAGTATGGTAAAAAGAGTGAGGCTTGGGGTTTGTTTAATGAGATGTTGGATAATCACACGCCTCCTAATATTCTGTCTGTGAACTCGGAGACGATTAGTATAATGGTGAACGAGTGTTTCAAGATGGGGGAGTTTAATGAAGCGATCGAGACGTTTAAGAAAGTTGGGAGGAATCCCACTTCGAGGCCGTTTGTGATGGATTATTTGGGTTACAGTAACATAGTGACGAGGTTCTGTGAGCACGGGATGTTACCGGAGGCTGAAAGGTTCTTTGCGGAGAGTGTGGGTAAGTCTTTGCCTCCTGATGCTCCGAGCCACAGAGCGATGATTGATGCTTATCTCAAGGCGGAGAGGGTTGAGGATGCTGTCAAGATGTTGAATAGGATGGTGGATGTGAATCTGAGGGTGGTTGCTGAGTTTGGTACGAGGGTGTTTGGTGAGCTGATTAGGAATGGGAAGGTCAAGGAATCTGCGGAGGTTTTGAGTAAGATGGGAGAGAGGGAGCCGAAACCAGATCCTTCGGTTTACGATGTGGTGGTTAGAGGTCTTTGTGAGGGGGATGCACTTGACCAAGCCAAGGATATAGTTGGTCAGATGGTTGGATATGGTGTTGGGGTTACTCCTGTGCTGAGGGAGTTTTTAATAGAGACTTTTGAGAAAGCAGGACGTCGTGAGGAGATTGAGAAAACCTTGAACACGGTTAACCGTCCGGTTAGAAACTCTGGCCAATCTGGTTACACTGCACCTAGGGTGCCTGGAGTGTTGGGAGCCACATCTGCAGCTCCTCAGCAACCTAGAGACAGGGCGCCATGGACGAGCCATGGGACAAGCCTTCCAAATTCAGGTGGGGCCAATGGAACTGCAGGTCAAACATCAGGAGGAACTTACAAGGCTAATAATAGCCAGAATACGTCTTGGTCCAACACCTCTGTTAACCAGCAGCAAAAACCATGGTCTAATCAGACGCCAGTGCAACCGTCACCATCATGGTCGAGTCAAGGACCAGGATATCAACAGCAGCAATCTTGGTCTCAGCAACCAGGTTGGTCAAGTCCTTCAGGTCATCAGCAATCATGGGCTACTCAGACAACTGGGCAGCAGCAACAATGGGCTAATCAGACGCCTAGCCAGCAGCAACAGTGGTCTAATCAGAACACTGGTCATCAGCAATCATGGGCTAACCAGACAACTGGCCAGCATCAACAGTGGACTAATCAAAACACCGGCCATCAGCAATATCAGAACACTGGCCATCATCAGCAACCGTGGGGTAATCAGACGCCTGGACAGCAGCAACAGTGGACTAATCAGACAGCTGGCCAGCATTCAGCGTGGACAGGGCAGCAGCAACCGTGGTCTAATCAGACAGCTACCCCTCAGCAGTCCCAGTGGTCGAATCCCTCGTCAGGACAGGTAGCTAATCAAGCACCATGGTCAAACTCTGGGAATAGTCACTTTCCTCAACAACAGGAGCCAGAGTCCTCTCATGGGTggcaagatggagaagagaaAAAGGTAGTTGAATCGAGCAAGTAG